The sequence GCAGCTGTCTATGCTGCACGTTGCACCCTCAACAAAGCTCCTTTCTGGACTGAAACTCTGAAGCACCACACTGGCTTCTCTGAAGAACAGTTAAGGTAATGTCTTCTTCTATACGTAAGTTATAACCCTCTTCagttataaattataattagcaTATTTGCAGTCAATATTTACTAATTGTGGAGTGTTGTGTTCTTTTGTCATACAACAGGGATTGTGCCAAGCTCCTGGTGGGCTTTCACTTGAAAGCTGCAGAAAGCAACCTTCAAGCAGTTTATCGGAAATTCTCGAAGCCTGAACATGGTGCCGTTGCTCTTTTCACTCCGGCCAAGAGTTTTCAgtcctcatcttcttcttgagCTGATTCAAGTGTTGTGTTTATGTTGAGTCTTGTTTACTTTTTGTAGACAAAAGCACCCATATCCCCATATGTGCTAGTGGTGTTTTTAGATTGAGTAATGAGTATGAGAAGATTCTCACAACCGTATTGTTCTAAAATACAAACATAGTTACGTTTCTGCTGATTCAGATTGTGTATTACAGAGATAAGATCAGCTGCAGAGGCTAATGGTCCAATTGCTGCAAGCTCTATTCTTTGTATTCTTTGTAAGGAGAGTTTCTTACTTGGATTTGGATAGAAATCAAAAATATTAATGCATTAGAAAACAATTGATTGGAGTAGACGAAATACTGAAAAGTAATGTTCCTTATTATTTCCATGTTGCATGTGAGAGAGACTTCTGTCTAAAATGAACCAAATGAGAAATGACTTGAATATGCAAGCAGCAATAATGCAACTTCGCATTACATCCTagtaaaaattgaaaatgtttaaaataaaaataaaatacgcACTTTTCCCTGTTTTCTtacttttcattctttttcttctctcatttctgtttacataataaatttaaaatagagCAAGACTTGACTTCTTAAAATTGAGGACGGCCTCCTCCTTAAAATATTGACAAAGTTTCAACAAAAATGTATaaagaaatattaaaataatttaacacATGTCAAAACCACATTGATTGTAAAATAATACAATATACCTAAAAATGATAAAGACCACTTAACCCtaatcaaaatcacaaaatggTCTTAGGAATGAAAAAATGTGTGGGTCCCACCTCAAAATCTATAATAACATCCCCTCAAGACGAGGAATTGGATCAAATAGGGAGGTGTAGTTGATCCGATTCCCATTCCATTTTTCCCTACCttccaaaaatacccttacCACTTTAAGATAATTACAAAACACCTCAAATCctagacaaaataaaaactcacgTCACTTTAATATTATCAAGATTATGCttaggttattattatttaattttattaaaatagtATTTGAAATTGGTTAGTTTAGCACCACAATATGGAGGGACATGGACATAAAACAATTATGTTCTTTCATCCCataaaatgaagaaaccaAACTTTGAAGccgttttgttttgttttaaaataaaatattaaaaaatcaatGGTTGTTTATTAATCACCATTGGAAAAaggagattttttttcttttcacctTGGTTGCTAGCCTCTACTTGTCTTGTTATGCTTCTTATCActatcatatttttttttcttcattatattccttatatttttatatactaatttttttcatcatatttttttttcttcattatattccttatatttttatatactaatttttttcatcacTCATATAGTAtcttatattatttaatttgctTTTTTACAAGTTATTCaggtgaaaaatatatatttataagtGCAGGGCATCTTAGTAATCAAATTAGTTTAGGTTCTGATTCATGAGACttagtaaacaataacaatgggAATCAACTCTATTCTTGTGTTAATTCCATATGGTTGGTAAACAACTTAATCAAAATGATTCTTCCCATACTGATTCATTACTTCCATGATTCTTAAATTCCCTAATAACAATGGGAATCAACTCTATTCATGTGTTGATTCCATATGGttagtaaacaacttaatCAGAATGATTTTTCCCATACTGATTCATTACTTCTCTGATTCCTAAATTCCCCAATTCCTTACTTCCTCCATTTCTACTAAGTAAATGGCCCATTAGTGTGCTCTCAAGCGGTCATGGGTTCAAGCCCTCATGGTACTTGGGTGTGTGAATTTCCTCTTTCCCTTTCCTAGTTTTggcaaaaatcaaaatcttaagaacttggacccaaaaaaaaaaaaaaaaattcaaaatcaaaatcaaaatcttaagaaagaaaaaatttactaaacgcgaataatatataataaaaattgaaaaagtttaaattttaaaataaaataaaaggaaaaagaaaatacccACTTTGccttaaaatttgaaaaaatgttttatttatgtaaaaaCATATCCCCACGTTAGTTTCCACCACcccaaaatttctttattttcattttttcctaTTTCTGTTTATAgaattatattatatgtaccattttttatatcaaattatattaaatatacctacgaaaatgaaaaagacCAGTGCGTGAACACATTCTTTATGGCCTAGTATGGCAAATGCCAAATAGGAGTAACTTGCCAATTACCCCCACCTTGAAATTCAATCGTAGCCGTATGCGAAATCAACGATCgaaatttcaaataaacaaTTTGACCGTTGGAGCCAACGTGGGTTCTCGAGCTTCAAATATTGCCCTTTGCTTTACTTTTAGACTCCCGAAACAAGAAACACAAGCGCAGAGCAAACAGAGAAAGAGGGAGGGAGAAAAGAAGGAGATCTCTGCCAACCATGGAGGACGTTAGAGCAGTGGTTCTTCCACAACAACCCAGAGGTATTTACCGATCCCAGCTTCTGATTTTTGAATAGAACAACgattcttttaaatttcaatttggtttttaGTACTTTTCTAGCATACTGGGTTTATGTTTCTGGGATAATGTTATTTGGGTTTCTCTTGGCCTGATCATTGGTGGGTTGGGGTTATTATTCCATcatttcaattatttgttttctttttcttaaatttggaACGTAGAATTTATTGAGTTTCTGGTTGTTGGGTTTACTGTttgttcttttcatttttcctgCTATGATTCTTTATGGTTTGGGTTCAGTCAGTGCCAACTGGGTTTCTCTTATTTGATCGATTACAGTTTTCTCTTGTGGTTGTAGcgatttcagatttttttggGGCGGTTCTttgtatttcaattttttaatttcgtCCTTTTCATGTATTTCTTTCATTCAGAAAATCAAGTTTTGTTAATTTACATGTTCACGTTTGTTTTTCTCAAAGGGAATGACAAAGTAAAGAATGAAGCACAAAGAAGGAACCGGCGTGTTCTTGGAGACATTGGTAATAATCTTGAGGCTGCTCATCTTGTTGAAGGGAAGCCCCCTGTTCAGATTTCTCGCCCTATGACtaggtttctctctctctctctctctctctctctctctctctctctctctctctctaatttaCACGTGCAACTCCTAAAAATTTCTTGACTTGCAGAAGCTTTCATGCACAATTGTTAGCCAAGGCACAAGCTAAAGCAGAAAAGAACGGGGTAATAACCTTTTTACCACTTTTTGTCATGAAATTCTAGTTTTGAAACTAGGAGTTTTTATACCTATTCATGTTTTTGGCTCTTTGAATTTGTAGAACCCAGTACTGCCGGTTCTTGAAGATAGGGCAGCTGCTCTTAATAGAAAACGTGGTCCTGCCAAGAAGGCCGCAGTTGCTCCCAAGAAGGCAATTGAAAAGCCAATATCTGAGACTCTGGTGGTTATAAGttctgatgaagaagaagaaaaagataaacaagTGAACCGATGCAAGCCCATAGAAGGGCCTTCAAGGAAGGAAGTCAAGACTCTAACTTCAATCCTCACAGCTCGAAGCAAGGTGAGTTTAGAAGTTCTTTTCGTATTTGTGATGACTTTTTAACACATTGTGAGAGAAATGCTACCTTTTATTTGTTGGGGTAttaaatttatgttttctgCAGGCTATGGCTTGTGGAGTTGACATCAAGCCAAAGGAAAAGattgttgattttgattcagCTGATGTTAGTGATGAATTGGCAGTAGTGGAATACATTGATGACTTGTACCAATTCTACAAGCTCACTGAAGTATGTTCTTATTCTCTCCTCCCCTCACTTCAAATTTCCCCTTTTCTTATCTCGTCTTACTAAAGAAAACTTCCTTGTGCAGGATGACAGCAGAGTTCATGATTACATGGAGTCACAGCCAGAAATAAACCCAAAGATGAGATCAATCCTCATAGACTGGTTGGTCGAAGTTCACAGGAAATTTGAACTGATGCCTGAAACCTTCTACCTGACTGTGAACATAATTGATCGATACTTGTCAAAGAAGATCGTTTCTAGGAGGGAACTTCAGCTAGTTGGTATTAGTTCTATGGTTATAGCATCCAAATATGAGGAAATCTGGGCCCCACAGGTAATGTTCTTATTCagttattttatgaattattcaTACTTGATTTCTAACTAGTATCTTTTTCAATCTGAAAATGGGTTCTTGATATGCAGGTCATTGACTTTGTTTGCTTATCAGACTATGCATACACTGGTGATCAGATACTTCTGATGGAGAAAGCAATTCTGGGGAAGTTGGAATGGTACCTGACAGTTCCCACCCCATATGTCTTCCTGTCTAGATACATCAAAGCCTCTGTTTCACCTGGTGAAGAGGTATTTAATTCACCATGATTTGTGATAAATATCGATATTGAACCATACTTTAAGCT comes from Prunus dulcis chromosome 6, ALMONDv2, whole genome shotgun sequence and encodes:
- the LOC117630804 gene encoding G2/mitotic-specific cyclin S13-7-like, giving the protein MEDVRAVVLPQQPRGNDKVKNEAQRRNRRVLGDIGNNLEAAHLVEGKPPVQISRPMTRSFHAQLLAKAQAKAEKNGNPVLPVLEDRAAALNRKRGPAKKAAVAPKKAIEKPISETLVVISSDEEEEKDKQVNRCKPIEGPSRKEVKTLTSILTARSKAMACGVDIKPKEKIVDFDSADVSDELAVVEYIDDLYQFYKLTEDDSRVHDYMESQPEINPKMRSILIDWLVEVHRKFELMPETFYLTVNIIDRYLSKKIVSRRELQLVGISSMVIASKYEEIWAPQVIDFVCLSDYAYTGDQILLMEKAILGKLEWYLTVPTPYVFLSRYIKASVSPGEEVKNMVFFLAELGIMHYPTTVRYSPSLIAAAAVYAARCTLNKAPLWTETLKHHTGYSEEQLRDCAKLLVGFHLNAAESNLQAVYRKFSKPEHVAVARIPPAKNFMSSSS